From a region of the Synechococcus sp. RS9916 genome:
- a CDS encoding DUF2973 domain-containing protein — translation MLFSLAYAAVLACLLLQAFRMMRLSSASTASAKSDRTGLKTVHPELLDENGLVTTEELWSVRFSDNEGVVVPEA, via the coding sequence GTGCTTTTCTCTCTTGCTTACGCCGCGGTCCTGGCATGCCTGCTTCTGCAAGCATTCAGGATGATGCGTTTGTCGTCTGCTTCAACAGCCAGCGCGAAGAGCGATCGCACTGGGCTTAAAACCGTTCACCCAGAATTGTTGGACGAGAATGGTTTGGTGACGACTGAAGAGCTTTGGTCTGTGCGCTTCTCAGACAACGAAGGCGTTGTGGTTCCGGAGGCCTGA
- a CDS encoding phosphatase PAP2 family protein — MASSSIAGSMLAIAATLSLLAGPAFAEPAQHCESNIGSPDNLKELKHGLVEGYLPPSSQPNSLELLPAPPQAGSTAYALDVETAEATFPLRGTPRWDLAARDANLNFPAAASIYSCALGVPISKEETPRLYTLLHRTLTDAGLATYSAKNHYQRPRPFTVNNQPMCTPEDDELLRNDGSYPSGHTAAGWAWALVLSEVAPERRDQLVARGIDYGKSRSICNVHWLSDVQASQIIGSAAVAQLHADPVFRADLRAAALEVKALREQGRKPDSTYCSLEIKALSQ, encoded by the coding sequence ATGGCTTCAAGCAGCATCGCCGGGAGCATGCTTGCCATCGCAGCAACCCTCTCACTGTTGGCAGGTCCGGCCTTCGCTGAGCCGGCACAGCATTGCGAATCCAATATTGGCTCTCCAGACAATCTCAAAGAGTTGAAGCATGGCTTGGTGGAGGGATACCTGCCCCCGAGCTCACAGCCGAATTCACTTGAATTGCTTCCCGCCCCACCACAAGCAGGCTCTACTGCTTATGCGCTCGATGTAGAGACAGCAGAAGCCACATTTCCCCTTCGAGGCACGCCGCGTTGGGACCTGGCGGCACGCGATGCCAACTTGAATTTTCCAGCTGCCGCATCGATCTATTCCTGCGCCTTGGGCGTTCCAATCTCCAAGGAGGAAACGCCGCGTCTCTACACCCTGTTGCACCGAACGCTCACCGATGCCGGTCTGGCAACTTATAGCGCCAAAAATCACTACCAACGACCTCGCCCCTTCACTGTCAACAATCAGCCCATGTGCACACCTGAGGATGATGAACTCCTCCGAAATGATGGGTCTTATCCATCAGGGCACACCGCCGCAGGCTGGGCGTGGGCATTGGTGTTGAGTGAAGTGGCGCCCGAACGGCGTGATCAATTGGTGGCACGCGGTATTGACTATGGCAAGAGCCGCAGCATCTGCAATGTGCATTGGCTCAGTGATGTGCAGGCCAGTCAGATTATTGGGTCTGCTGCCGTGGCACAGCTCCACGCTGATCCTGTCTTCAGAGCCGATCTACGTGCAGCGGCCTTGGAAGTGAAGGCTTTGCGTGAACAAGGCCGCAAGCCTGATAGCACCTACTGCTCACTGGAGATCAAGGCATTAAGTCAATAA
- a CDS encoding HD domain-containing protein, translated as MTTPRYGEALQWAEELHRQQRRKGKPIPYIAHLISVSALVWEDGGNEDQAIGALLHDAIEDAGQTHASIAERFGVAVADIVRDCTDTSPEARPGAKEPWLLRKTRYLDSLASKPISSLLVTAADKAHNAGDMVLDARRDPAMWSKFNAGLDGSAWYLLQMHQALEKRLPSSRSVERLGEAVSEILSSNAYQHLIPAGSNAEQWANSYPERHDR; from the coding sequence ATGACCACTCCCCGCTACGGCGAAGCACTGCAATGGGCCGAGGAGCTGCATCGCCAGCAGCGACGCAAAGGCAAGCCGATTCCCTACATCGCGCATTTGATCAGCGTCAGCGCCTTGGTGTGGGAAGACGGCGGCAATGAAGATCAGGCAATCGGAGCCCTTCTACACGACGCCATCGAAGACGCGGGCCAGACCCATGCATCAATCGCCGAGCGCTTTGGGGTGGCAGTGGCCGACATCGTGCGCGACTGCACCGACACCTCCCCCGAGGCCAGACCGGGCGCGAAAGAACCCTGGTTGCTGCGCAAAACCCGCTACCTCGACTCCCTGGCCAGCAAACCGATCAGCTCCCTTCTGGTGACCGCCGCCGATAAGGCCCACAACGCCGGCGACATGGTGCTGGATGCGCGGCGTGATCCAGCCATGTGGAGCAAGTTCAATGCCGGCCTCGATGGCAGTGCCTGGTATCTGCTGCAGATGCATCAGGCGCTGGAGAAGCGCCTCCCCAGCAGCCGATCAGTGGAACGGCTGGGGGAAGCAGTGAGCGAAATCCTCAGCAGCAACGCCTATCAACACCTGATTCCGGCTGGATCCAACGCCGAGCAGTGGGCCAATAGCTACCCCGAACGCCATGACCGCTGA
- a CDS encoding tellurite resistance TerB family protein, whose amino-acid sequence MDYREPFCQMSDGEMIALLDDLLDLRRSLGAHEMMLKAAKCLTNAQCMTAYAMASELMRSDGPFEPEERRFLDHLAVVLEISKFEAQRIDAVFEIFHARLTLSSTLELNPVVSV is encoded by the coding sequence TTGGATTACCGCGAGCCGTTCTGCCAGATGAGCGATGGCGAAATGATTGCCCTTCTGGACGATCTTTTGGACTTGCGACGCTCCTTAGGGGCTCACGAGATGATGCTGAAGGCCGCGAAATGTCTCACGAATGCGCAGTGCATGACGGCCTATGCCATGGCCTCCGAATTGATGCGCTCCGATGGCCCCTTCGAGCCAGAAGAGCGCCGCTTTCTGGATCACCTTGCGGTGGTTTTGGAGATTTCAAAATTCGAAGCGCAGCGTATCGATGCGGTGTTTGAAATCTTTCATGCCCGGCTCACCCTCAGCAGCACGCTTGAGCTGAATCCTGTTGTCTCTGTCTGA
- a CDS encoding FAD-binding oxidoreductase → MTRQGRWTRRALLQLVGTTLATASAVRILPRAAHAGSQPGRGAWAALEQQLQGRLLTPQLPWRNATAAVLKKLRNPFWIQEQPEGLQSTGWLGGWTAVASTRAIAAESAADLAAGVRFARQHRLRLVVKGAGHDYLGRNCAPDSLLLWTQPMQGIRVHEAFMPQGAPAGTAPLQAITVQAGVRWLDVYAAATAAGRYVQGGGCTSVGACGGFILGSGFGSFSKRYGSGAAGLLEAEVVTADGQIRRVNSHQDPDLFFALRGGGACSFAVLSSITLLSHPIPTRLGLVTGGVQASDDAAYRELIEAVLRFYPSHLDNPHWGEQIQFNPDNRLGFLLTALDLPDAQVRSSLETLLAPFRAQPDRFRVAPEFTFMPFADIWNAEAWERMKPGMVTRDDQPGAPQGRFWWDGNQGEVGAFWNSYDSLWIPTQALKQRPDQVADAFFNASRHRGFTFQINKGLSGEATEARQRDLDTALHPDCYEAAALVICASAQQYRYPGLAGHEPDIAQGRRDANQVQQVLATLRQLFPEAGTYSNETDFFLKQAGPAQWGPHLKRLQAIKRRVDPSNLFRVHNGIGTLNS, encoded by the coding sequence ATGACCAGGCAGGGCCGATGGACGCGGCGAGCGCTGCTGCAACTGGTGGGGACGACTCTGGCCACCGCCAGCGCAGTGCGCATCCTGCCCCGGGCGGCGCACGCGGGCAGCCAACCGGGGCGCGGGGCCTGGGCCGCATTGGAGCAGCAGCTGCAGGGCCGACTGCTGACCCCCCAGCTGCCGTGGCGCAACGCCACCGCAGCCGTGCTGAAGAAACTACGCAATCCCTTCTGGATCCAGGAGCAGCCGGAGGGGCTGCAATCCACCGGCTGGCTCGGGGGCTGGACAGCAGTGGCCAGCACCCGCGCCATCGCCGCAGAATCAGCTGCTGATCTCGCCGCTGGGGTGCGATTTGCCCGGCAGCATCGACTGCGGCTGGTGGTGAAAGGCGCCGGACACGACTACCTGGGCCGCAACTGCGCTCCCGATTCGCTGCTGCTGTGGACGCAGCCGATGCAGGGCATCAGGGTGCACGAGGCATTTATGCCCCAGGGAGCACCAGCGGGAACGGCTCCGCTGCAAGCGATCACGGTGCAGGCAGGCGTGCGCTGGCTGGATGTGTATGCCGCCGCAACCGCAGCGGGGCGTTATGTGCAGGGGGGCGGTTGCACCAGCGTGGGGGCCTGCGGTGGCTTCATCCTCGGCAGTGGCTTCGGCAGCTTCTCGAAGCGCTACGGGAGTGGTGCCGCCGGGTTACTGGAAGCGGAAGTGGTCACCGCCGACGGCCAGATCCGGCGGGTGAACAGTCACCAGGATCCCGATCTGTTTTTTGCGTTGCGCGGCGGCGGCGCCTGCAGTTTCGCTGTGCTGAGCTCGATCACGCTCCTGAGCCACCCGATCCCCACACGGCTGGGGCTGGTAACCGGTGGGGTGCAGGCCAGCGATGACGCGGCCTACCGCGAGCTGATCGAAGCGGTGCTGCGCTTCTACCCAAGCCATCTCGACAATCCCCACTGGGGAGAGCAGATCCAGTTCAACCCCGACAACAGATTGGGCTTCCTGCTCACCGCCCTCGATCTGCCGGACGCGCAGGTGCGCAGCAGTCTGGAGACGCTGCTGGCCCCGTTCCGGGCCCAGCCCGACCGCTTCCGCGTGGCACCGGAGTTCACCTTCATGCCCTTTGCAGATATCTGGAATGCCGAGGCCTGGGAGCGCATGAAGCCGGGAATGGTGACCCGCGACGACCAACCAGGGGCCCCGCAAGGGCGGTTCTGGTGGGACGGCAATCAGGGGGAAGTGGGCGCTTTCTGGAACAGCTACGACTCGCTCTGGATTCCGACCCAGGCGCTGAAGCAACGACCAGATCAGGTGGCGGATGCCTTCTTTAACGCCTCACGCCATCGCGGCTTCACGTTCCAGATCAACAAGGGCCTTTCAGGGGAAGCCACGGAAGCCCGGCAGCGCGATCTAGATACCGCCCTGCATCCGGATTGCTACGAGGCCGCAGCGCTGGTGATCTGCGCTTCAGCTCAGCAATACCGCTACCCGGGCCTGGCGGGTCATGAACCCGACATCGCGCAGGGGCGGCGAGACGCCAATCAAGTGCAGCAGGTGCTGGCCACCCTGCGCCAGCTTTTCCCCGAGGCGGGCACCTACAGCAATGAAACCGATTTCTTCCTCAAGCAGGCGGGCCCGGCCCAGTGGGGGCCGCACCTGAAGCGGCTGCAAGCGATCAAACGGCGGGTGGATCCCAGCAACCTGTTCCGGGTGCACAACGGCATCGGCACTCTCAACAGCTGA
- a CDS encoding DUF1651 domain-containing protein: protein MAMLIPAPSQHGGFAASGDWLAHGQNNQLLHFRAHSTPRGDALIEVRRFHWVPPHLPEPQGRQVIPLTQALDRWSTLQQGGWQRVHGPVR, encoded by the coding sequence ATGGCAATGCTTATCCCAGCACCAAGCCAACACGGGGGATTTGCAGCCTCGGGGGACTGGCTGGCCCACGGCCAGAACAACCAGCTGCTCCACTTTCGCGCCCACAGCACACCGCGTGGCGACGCCTTGATCGAGGTGCGACGTTTTCACTGGGTGCCGCCCCATCTCCCTGAGCCTCAGGGACGGCAGGTGATCCCCCTGACGCAAGCCCTTGATCGCTGGTCAACGCTGCAGCAGGGCGGCTGGCAGCGCGTGCATGGGCCTGTGCGCTGA
- a CDS encoding TIGR03643 family protein: protein MPNSVNVAALSDQDLDRVIEMAWEDRTSFEAIHYQFGLSEAQVIALMRAELKASSFRAWRKRVSGRPTKHAITNPSNRFRASCQR, encoded by the coding sequence GTGCCCAATTCCGTGAATGTGGCGGCCCTGTCCGATCAAGACCTGGATCGAGTGATTGAGATGGCCTGGGAAGACCGCACCAGCTTTGAGGCGATCCACTACCAGTTCGGTCTTTCGGAAGCGCAGGTGATTGCCCTGATGCGCGCTGAGCTCAAGGCGTCGTCGTTTCGAGCTTGGCGCAAGCGGGTGAGTGGGCGCCCCACCAAGCACGCCATCACCAATCCGTCCAACCGCTTTCGGGCCAGCTGCCAGCGCTGA
- a CDS encoding L,D-transpeptidase, with product MRRSHPFAALALAAVLAGCSGDKTAAEGPSALSGPITIAIDLKAPGKSEGEILRGDQRTAFQVGFGRYGVTCAGTRFEEGYTPLGRFKVNAILSKDQFVMDPNLIKQSGKSEAELKASLFKNMNAIDFSGDGETGEYGIGYISLEPIDSVKQPFKFNTYDGKFRWYSFAIHGSNNEKRIGEKVTGGCLNVKESVLRELLETLKLGDEVVVTANGPCTP from the coding sequence ATGCGACGTTCCCATCCGTTCGCAGCCCTGGCCTTGGCGGCTGTGCTGGCAGGTTGCAGTGGTGACAAGACTGCGGCAGAGGGTCCCTCGGCGTTGAGCGGCCCGATCACCATCGCCATTGATCTCAAGGCGCCTGGCAAGAGTGAAGGCGAGATCCTCCGGGGTGATCAGCGCACCGCGTTTCAGGTGGGCTTTGGGCGCTACGGCGTCACCTGCGCAGGCACCCGCTTTGAGGAGGGATACACCCCCCTAGGGCGTTTCAAGGTGAACGCAATCCTGAGTAAGGATCAGTTCGTGATGGATCCGAACTTGATCAAGCAGTCCGGTAAGAGCGAAGCCGAGCTCAAGGCCAGTCTGTTCAAGAACATGAATGCCATCGATTTCAGTGGTGATGGCGAGACAGGCGAATATGGGATTGGTTACATCAGTCTGGAGCCGATCGATAGCGTCAAGCAGCCGTTCAAGTTCAACACCTACGACGGCAAGTTTCGTTGGTATAGCTTTGCGATCCATGGCAGCAACAATGAGAAGCGCATCGGTGAGAAGGTCACCGGTGGCTGTCTCAATGTCAAGGAGTCTGTGCTCCGGGAGTTGCTCGAGACCTTGAAGTTGGGGGATGAAGTGGTGGTGACCGCCAACGGTCCCTGCACGCCGTGA
- a CDS encoding NAD-dependent epimerase/dehydratase family protein, protein MATYGVIGCGYVGSDVAVLMKAGGHHVVGTTRSAERIPELQELVHEAHQVDLTDPDGDLSFVDDLDGLLISVAPTQQGEGYRSVFAQGISRLGRALRRRTSHRPLHVTLISSTGVYGDQQGQAVDEESRLDTSNPINALLAAAEDQLLSIDRPDTGICVLRLGGIYGPGRDMVAMIQRAAGQQVPKNGNAVPAWSGILDITQGVAFAFRHNLRGIYNLVDDMQLSRRELSTLICDRDGLPPVLWGHSEPNGSRMLNARVSNRKIKDAGFRFSSPSMLEAVKV, encoded by the coding sequence ATGGCGACCTACGGCGTGATCGGCTGCGGCTATGTGGGTAGCGATGTGGCGGTTCTGATGAAGGCCGGAGGCCATCACGTGGTGGGCACCACCCGTTCAGCGGAACGCATCCCAGAGTTGCAAGAGCTGGTGCACGAAGCCCATCAAGTTGATCTCACCGATCCCGATGGGGACCTGAGCTTTGTGGATGACTTGGATGGCCTGCTGATCAGCGTGGCGCCAACCCAGCAAGGAGAGGGCTATCGAAGCGTGTTTGCTCAGGGCATCAGCAGATTGGGTCGCGCCTTGCGGCGCCGAACCAGTCATCGTCCGCTGCACGTGACCCTGATCAGCAGCACGGGGGTGTACGGCGACCAGCAAGGCCAGGCCGTCGACGAAGAGAGCCGGCTCGACACCAGCAATCCCATCAACGCCCTGCTGGCCGCCGCCGAAGACCAGCTGCTGAGCATTGATCGCCCCGACACCGGCATTTGCGTGCTCCGCCTGGGCGGGATCTACGGACCAGGACGCGACATGGTGGCGATGATTCAACGGGCTGCGGGGCAACAGGTGCCCAAAAACGGCAATGCCGTGCCTGCATGGAGCGGAATCCTCGACATCACCCAAGGCGTGGCGTTTGCCTTCAGGCACAACCTGCGGGGGATCTACAACCTGGTGGACGATATGCAGCTCAGCCGAAGAGAGCTTTCGACCCTGATCTGTGACCGCGATGGGCTGCCACCCGTTCTGTGGGGTCACTCAGAACCGAATGGATCGCGCATGCTCAATGCCCGGGTGTCGAACCGCAAGATCAAGGACGCAGGCTTCCGATTCAGCTCACCTTCGATGCTGGAGGCCGTGAAGGTCTGA